One window from the genome of Ramlibacter henchirensis encodes:
- a CDS encoding sodium:solute symporter family protein, which translates to MATASVTATSTSSAANAAFKKQLNKVYGFYTGGFIAFVIILAVLEQMGLNRDWIGFIFLLATIALYAGIGIMSRTTDAAEYYVAGRRVPAVYNGMATGADWMSAASFIGMAGTLYLSGYSGLAFIMGWTGGYCLVALFLAPYLRKFGQFTIPDFLGERYGGNLPRFIGIVAAILCSFTYVVAQIYGVGIITTRLTGVAFEVGIFLGLGGILVCSFLGGMRAVTWTQVAQYIILIIAYLIPVVWLSVKQTGVPVPQAVYGYQLQKVTGLEEKLIKDPKELEVRKVFADQARALGEKVKDPKTALAADRSAAEKKLADLKANNASANQITAAEKELAAVPKDEASAVKAWTAAKTAAEARDKPLGGMPRHGTIFAGDPNGDAAAKTAYDTSRRNFLALIFCLMVGTAALPHILMRYYTTPSVKEARNSVTWSLFFIFLLYFTAPALAVLVKYEMFNAVVGASFDKLPFWITAWNQVDPSLLSVVDVNKDGLLQFGEIRIGGDVVVLATPAIGGLPYVVSGLVAAGGLAAALSTADGLLLTIANALSHDLYYKMIDPNAPTARRVTLSKVLLLVVALAAAGVASQKPADILFLVSAAFSFAAAAFFPALVLGIFWKRATGVAASLGMIAGLGITFYYMATTQPWMRSVFGVTSPVELWWGIQPISAGVFGVPLGFAVIVLVSLVTPAPRKEIQELVEHVRYPELRGAAMRTSTV; encoded by the coding sequence ATGGCAACCGCATCCGTAACCGCAACCTCCACCTCGAGCGCCGCCAACGCTGCATTCAAGAAGCAGCTCAACAAGGTCTACGGCTTCTACACGGGGGGCTTCATCGCCTTCGTGATCATCCTGGCCGTCCTGGAGCAGATGGGCCTGAACCGCGACTGGATCGGCTTCATCTTCCTGTTGGCCACCATCGCGCTGTACGCCGGAATCGGGATCATGAGCCGCACGACCGACGCGGCCGAGTACTACGTGGCGGGGCGCCGCGTGCCGGCCGTCTACAACGGCATGGCAACGGGCGCGGACTGGATGTCCGCGGCGTCGTTCATCGGCATGGCCGGCACGCTGTACCTCTCGGGCTACAGCGGCTTGGCGTTCATCATGGGCTGGACGGGCGGCTACTGCCTGGTGGCCCTGTTCCTCGCGCCCTACCTGCGCAAATTCGGCCAGTTCACGATCCCCGACTTCCTGGGTGAACGCTACGGCGGCAACCTGCCGCGGTTCATCGGCATCGTGGCCGCGATCCTCTGCTCGTTCACCTACGTGGTGGCGCAGATCTACGGCGTCGGGATCATCACCACGCGCCTGACCGGGGTGGCCTTCGAGGTCGGCATCTTCCTGGGACTGGGCGGCATCCTGGTGTGCTCGTTCCTGGGCGGCATGCGCGCGGTGACGTGGACCCAGGTGGCGCAGTACATCATCCTGATCATCGCGTACCTGATCCCGGTGGTCTGGCTGTCCGTCAAGCAGACCGGCGTGCCCGTGCCCCAGGCGGTCTATGGCTACCAACTGCAGAAGGTGACGGGGCTCGAGGAGAAGCTGATCAAGGATCCGAAGGAGCTGGAAGTCCGCAAGGTCTTCGCCGACCAGGCCCGGGCCCTCGGCGAGAAGGTGAAGGATCCCAAGACCGCTCTGGCCGCCGACCGCTCCGCCGCCGAAAAGAAGCTGGCTGACCTGAAGGCGAACAACGCCTCGGCCAACCAGATCACGGCCGCCGAGAAGGAGCTGGCCGCCGTACCGAAGGACGAGGCGTCCGCGGTGAAGGCCTGGACCGCCGCGAAAACCGCCGCCGAGGCGCGCGACAAGCCGTTGGGCGGCATGCCGCGCCACGGCACGATCTTCGCCGGCGACCCCAACGGCGATGCCGCGGCGAAGACGGCGTACGACACCTCGCGGCGCAACTTCCTCGCGCTGATCTTCTGCCTGATGGTGGGCACCGCGGCCCTGCCGCACATCCTGATGCGCTACTACACCACGCCCAGCGTGAAGGAGGCGCGCAATTCGGTGACGTGGTCGCTCTTCTTCATCTTCCTGCTGTACTTCACGGCGCCCGCCCTGGCGGTGCTGGTGAAGTACGAGATGTTCAACGCGGTGGTGGGGGCGTCCTTCGACAAGCTTCCTTTCTGGATCACGGCCTGGAACCAGGTCGATCCGTCACTGCTGTCGGTGGTCGACGTCAACAAGGACGGCCTGCTGCAGTTCGGCGAGATCCGCATCGGCGGCGACGTCGTGGTGCTGGCCACGCCGGCCATCGGCGGCCTGCCGTACGTGGTCTCGGGCCTGGTGGCCGCGGGCGGACTGGCGGCTGCTCTGTCCACCGCCGACGGCCTGCTGCTGACGATCGCCAACGCGCTGAGCCACGACCTCTACTACAAGATGATCGACCCGAACGCGCCCACTGCCCGGCGCGTGACGCTGTCGAAGGTATTGCTGCTGGTCGTGGCGCTGGCAGCCGCAGGCGTGGCATCGCAGAAACCGGCGGACATCCTGTTCCTGGTCTCGGCGGCGTTCTCGTTCGCGGCGGCGGCATTCTTCCCGGCACTGGTGCTCGGCATCTTCTGGAAGCGAGCCACGGGGGTCGCCGCGTCCCTGGGGATGATCGCGGGCCTCGGCATCACGTTCTACTACATGGCCACGACACAGCCCTGGATGCGCAGCGTCTTCGGCGTGACCTCGCCGGTGGAACTGTGGTGGGGCATCCAGCCGATCTCCGCCGGCGTGTTCGGCGTGCCGCTGGGCTTTGCGGTGATCGTCCTCGTCAGCCTGGTGACGCCGGCGCCCCGCAAGGAGATCCAGGAGCTGGTGGAGCACGTGCGCTACCCCGAGCTGCGCGGCGCCGCCATGCGCACCAGCACGGTCTGA
- a CDS encoding tetratricopeptide repeat protein, translating into MRRLRWLGFKWRAMALLVFARRDQAMRVFQEMLADFPGDAYALASIAHLQAQAGARRDALETMQQLLQVQPQDGGHWFNYGFLLEADERYEEAETAFRRAVELRPSLDRAWYGLGLVLIRLGRLDEAADALKRNTQLQPMSPYGWYQLARVHVDRQQPEEAVRIIRHLRRFEPKVAAQLERETGLLVPAAS; encoded by the coding sequence ATGCGGCGCCTGCGCTGGCTTGGGTTCAAGTGGCGCGCCATGGCGCTGCTGGTGTTCGCGCGGCGTGACCAGGCGATGCGTGTCTTCCAGGAGATGCTCGCGGACTTCCCTGGTGACGCCTACGCGCTGGCCAGCATCGCCCACCTGCAGGCCCAGGCTGGCGCGAGGCGAGACGCACTGGAGACGATGCAGCAGCTGTTGCAGGTGCAGCCGCAGGACGGCGGCCACTGGTTCAACTACGGCTTCCTGCTGGAGGCCGACGAACGCTACGAGGAGGCCGAGACCGCATTCCGCCGCGCGGTGGAGCTGCGCCCGTCGCTCGACCGCGCCTGGTACGGTCTGGGGCTCGTCCTGATCCGACTGGGCCGCCTCGACGAGGCGGCCGATGCGCTCAAGCGCAACACCCAATTGCAACCCATGAGCCCGTACGGCTGGTACCAGCTGGCACGGGTCCATGTGGACCGGCAACAACCGGAGGAGGCCGTGCGGATCATCCGCCACCTGCGCCGGTTCGAGCCGAAAGTGGCCGCCCAGCTGGAGCGCGAGACGGGCCTGCTCGTCCCCGCCGCCAGCTGA
- the rpsF gene encoding 30S ribosomal protein S6 produces the protein MRHYEIVLLIHPDQSEQVPAMLERYKGMITAGGGKVHRVEDWGRRQLAYQINKLAKAHYLCVNIEADQNVMGELEHAFRFNDAVLRHLTVQKKKADTGPSSMMKTVEREEARKAQQAEYQS, from the coding sequence ATGCGTCATTACGAAATCGTGCTGCTGATCCACCCGGACCAGAGCGAACAGGTTCCGGCCATGCTGGAGCGTTACAAGGGCATGATCACTGCCGGCGGCGGCAAGGTGCACCGCGTCGAGGACTGGGGCCGCCGCCAGCTGGCCTACCAGATCAACAAGCTCGCCAAGGCGCACTACCTGTGCGTGAACATCGAGGCCGACCAGAACGTGATGGGCGAGCTCGAGCACGCCTTCCGCTTCAACGACGCCGTGCTGCGCCACCTGACGGTGCAGAAGAAGAAGGCCGACACCGGCCCGTCTTCGATGATGAAGACCGTCGAGCGCGAGGAAGCGCGCAAGGCCCAGCAGGCGGAGTACCAGTCGTAA
- a CDS encoding DUF4212 domain-containing protein, whose amino-acid sequence MQLTDRHREYWRKNLRITGILLAIWFFVTFVVGYFARDLSFNFFGWPFSFWVGAQGALVVYVLIIGYYAYYMNRLDREYGVAEEE is encoded by the coding sequence ATGCAGCTGACAGATCGGCATCGGGAGTATTGGCGCAAGAACCTCAGGATCACCGGCATCCTGCTGGCCATCTGGTTCTTCGTCACCTTTGTCGTGGGGTATTTCGCCCGCGACCTGAGCTTCAACTTCTTCGGCTGGCCGTTCAGCTTCTGGGTCGGGGCCCAGGGCGCGCTGGTGGTGTACGTGCTCATCATCGGGTACTACGCCTACTACATGAACAGGCTGGACCGCGAGTACGGCGTGGCGGAGGAGGAATGA
- the rpsR gene encoding 30S ribosomal protein S18 has protein sequence MATFKKFNKDKRPKRNTQSLLFKRKRFCRFTVAGVEEIDYKDVDTLRDFISENGKIIPARLTGTRAIYQRQLNTAIKRARFLALVPYSDQHRI, from the coding sequence ATGGCCACATTCAAGAAATTCAACAAGGACAAGCGTCCGAAGCGCAACACGCAGTCGCTGCTGTTCAAGCGCAAGCGCTTCTGCCGCTTCACCGTCGCCGGCGTCGAGGAAATCGACTACAAGGACGTCGACACCCTGCGCGACTTCATCTCCGAGAACGGCAAGATCATCCCGGCGCGCCTGACCGGCACCCGCGCGATCTACCAGCGCCAGCTCAATACCGCCATCAAGCGCGCGCGCTTCCTGGCCCTGGTCCCGTACAGCGACCAGCACCGCATCTGA
- the dnaB gene encoding replicative DNA helicase: MSAVLTPVNDEFPRDRQVAQLRVPPHSVEAESSVLGGLLIDNGAWDRVGDLLTDADFYRYEHRLIYSAIGTLINGSRPADVVTVYEHLQSLGKSEEIGGLAYLNSLAQYVPSASNIRRYAEIVRERSILRKLVSASDEIATSAFNPLGKAVDQILDEAEQKIFNIGEEGSRMKQGFQAMDSLVVELLDRVQEMADNPNDITGVPTGFYDLDRMTSGLQAGDMVVLAARPSMGKTAFAINIAEHVALNEGLPVAVFSMEMGASQLAVRIVGSIGRIDQGHLRTGKLTDEEWPRLTEAIEKLRNVSLHIDETPGLTVSELRANARRLARQCGGKLGLIVVDYLQLMSVSSGMNDENRATAVGEISRGLKMLAKELGCPVIALSQLSRGVESRTDKRPMMSDLRESGAIEQDADVIMFIYRDDYYNKDSKEPGVAEIIISKQRNGPTGTVKLAFMKQLTKFESLASGGGDF, from the coding sequence ATGTCGGCCGTCCTGACGCCCGTGAACGACGAATTCCCGCGGGACCGCCAGGTCGCGCAGCTGCGCGTGCCGCCGCATTCGGTGGAAGCCGAGTCCAGCGTGCTCGGAGGCCTGTTGATCGACAACGGCGCCTGGGACCGGGTGGGCGACCTGCTCACCGACGCCGACTTCTACCGCTACGAGCACCGCCTGATCTACTCGGCGATCGGCACCCTGATCAACGGCAGCCGGCCGGCCGACGTGGTGACGGTCTACGAGCACCTGCAAAGCTTGGGCAAGTCCGAAGAGATCGGCGGACTGGCTTATCTGAACTCGCTGGCGCAGTACGTGCCCAGCGCCAGCAACATCCGGCGTTACGCGGAGATCGTCCGCGAGCGGTCCATCCTGCGCAAGCTGGTGTCGGCCTCGGACGAGATCGCCACCAGCGCGTTCAACCCGCTGGGCAAGGCGGTCGACCAGATCCTGGACGAGGCCGAGCAGAAGATCTTCAACATCGGCGAGGAAGGCTCGCGGATGAAGCAGGGGTTCCAGGCCATGGACAGCCTGGTCGTCGAGCTGCTGGACCGGGTCCAGGAGATGGCGGACAACCCGAACGACATCACGGGCGTGCCCACCGGCTTCTACGACCTGGACCGCATGACGTCGGGGCTGCAGGCCGGCGACATGGTGGTGCTGGCGGCGCGTCCCTCGATGGGCAAGACCGCGTTCGCGATCAACATCGCCGAGCACGTCGCGCTCAACGAGGGCCTGCCGGTTGCGGTGTTCTCCATGGAAATGGGCGCCTCGCAGCTCGCCGTGCGTATCGTGGGCTCGATCGGCCGCATCGACCAGGGCCACCTGCGCACCGGCAAGCTGACGGACGAGGAGTGGCCTCGCCTCACCGAGGCCATCGAGAAGCTGCGCAACGTGTCGCTGCACATCGACGAGACGCCCGGCCTCACCGTGAGCGAACTGCGCGCCAACGCGCGCCGGCTGGCGCGCCAGTGCGGCGGCAAGCTCGGCCTGATCGTGGTGGACTACCTGCAGCTGATGAGCGTGTCTTCGGGCATGAACGACGAGAACCGCGCCACGGCGGTCGGCGAAATCTCGCGTGGCCTGAAGATGCTGGCCAAGGAACTGGGCTGCCCGGTGATCGCCCTGTCGCAGCTGTCGCGCGGCGTGGAGTCGCGCACCGACAAGCGCCCGATGATGAGCGACCTGCGCGAATCCGGCGCCATCGAGCAGGACGCCGACGTGATCATGTTCATCTACCGCGACGACTACTACAACAAGGACTCCAAGGAGCCAGGCGTCGCCGAGATCATCATCAGCAAGCAGCGTAACGGGCCCACCGGCACGGTGAAGCTGGCCTTCATGAAGCAGCTGACCAAGTTCGAATCGCTCGCCAGCGGTGGCGGCGACTTCTGA
- the priB gene encoding primosomal replication protein N: protein MNQVALSARIAESSALRYTPAGLPALDLRLEHESQVLEAGQARQVKAAVRAVAIGSVAESIVRHPVGSLWAFTGFLATPRNGKHPVLHIQSFEPV from the coding sequence GTGAACCAGGTCGCCCTGTCCGCCCGAATCGCCGAGAGCAGCGCGCTGCGCTACACCCCGGCGGGGCTCCCGGCCCTGGACCTGCGGCTCGAACACGAGTCCCAGGTCCTCGAAGCCGGACAGGCCCGGCAGGTCAAGGCGGCGGTCAGGGCGGTGGCGATCGGCAGCGTGGCGGAGAGCATCGTCCGCCACCCGGTCGGCAGCCTCTGGGCCTTCACCGGCTTCCTGGCCACCCCGCGCAACGGCAAGCACCCCGTGCTCCACATCCAGTCGTTTGAACCCGTTTAG
- the rplI gene encoding 50S ribosomal protein L9, whose translation MQVILLDKVVNLGNLGEIVKVKDGYARNFLIPTGRARRATEANKAEFEARRVELEKAAASKLAESKAQGEKLSGTTLKLTQKAGVDGRLFGSVTNFDIAEELNKQGYKVSKSQVRMPNGPIKTVGDSTVSVALHTDVVVDINITVYGETA comes from the coding sequence ATGCAAGTCATTCTTCTGGACAAGGTCGTCAACCTCGGCAACCTCGGTGAGATCGTCAAGGTCAAGGACGGCTACGCCCGCAACTTCCTGATCCCCACGGGCCGCGCCCGCCGCGCCACCGAGGCGAACAAGGCCGAATTCGAAGCGCGCCGCGTCGAGTTGGAGAAGGCCGCGGCCAGCAAGTTGGCCGAATCGAAGGCCCAGGGCGAGAAGCTCTCCGGCACCACGCTGAAGCTGACGCAGAAGGCCGGCGTCGACGGCCGCCTGTTCGGCTCGGTGACCAACTTCGACATCGCCGAGGAGCTGAACAAGCAAGGCTACAAGGTAAGCAAGTCGCAGGTGCGCATGCCCAACGGCCCGATCAAGACGGTGGGCGATTCCACGGTCAGCGTGGCGCTGCATACCGACGTGGTGGTGGATATCAACATCACGGTTTACGGAGAGACCGCGTAA
- the ppsA gene encoding phosphoenolpyruvate synthase gives MSALFSATALVVPFENLRMTDVEAVGGKNASLGEMISQLPQGVRVPTGFATTAHAFRQFLAHGGLTERINKRLNTLDTEDVRALAAAGAEIRKWVEAQPFPADLEREIRSAFDKLCGGGDGQASFAVRSSATAEDLPDASFAGQQETFLNVVGIEDVLHKMKEVFASLYNDRAISYRVHKGFAHSDVALSAGVQRMVRSDLGAAGVMFTIDTESGFSDVVFITSSYGLGETVVQGAVNPDEFYVHKPMLRAGKRAVIRRNLGSKLIQMVFSSRQEKAASGKLVKTADVPLEQRNRYSLTDADVEQLAKYALVIEQHYGRPMDIEWGKDGIDGQLYILQARPETVKSQQRGKAETRYKLKGKGNVLAEGRAIGQKIGTGPVRLVHNISEMDRVQAGDVLVTDMTDPNWEPVMKRASAIVTNRGGRTCHAAIIARELGIPAVVGCGDATSTLKDGTLVTVSCAEGDTGFIYDGLLETEVSEVQRGEMPPIATKIMMNVGNPQLAFDFAQLPNDGVGLARLEFIINNNIGVHPKAILDYPNVDVDLKKAVESVARGHASPRAFYVDKVAEGVATIAAAFWPKPVIVRLSDFKSNEYRKLIGGSRYEPEEENPMLGFRGAARYVSGEFAEAFAMECEALRRVRSEMGLTNVQVMVPFVRTLGQADRVTQLLAQHGLKRGQDELKVIMMCEVPSNAILAEDFLKFFDGFSIGSNDLTQLTLGLDRDSGLELLAADFDERDPAVKALLSRAISACRSQNKYVGICGQGPSDHPDFAQWLADEGIASISLNPDSVIATWQQLAAR, from the coding sequence ATGTCTGCACTGTTCAGCGCGACCGCCCTGGTCGTACCGTTTGAGAACCTGAGGATGACCGACGTCGAGGCGGTTGGCGGCAAGAACGCCAGCCTCGGCGAAATGATCTCGCAGTTGCCGCAAGGCGTGCGGGTCCCCACCGGCTTCGCCACCACCGCCCACGCGTTCCGCCAGTTCCTCGCGCACGGCGGCCTGACCGAACGCATCAACAAGCGGCTGAACACACTCGACACCGAAGACGTTCGCGCGCTCGCCGCCGCCGGCGCGGAAATCCGCAAATGGGTCGAGGCACAGCCGTTCCCCGCGGACCTGGAGCGCGAGATCCGCAGCGCGTTCGACAAACTCTGCGGCGGCGGCGACGGCCAGGCCAGCTTCGCCGTGCGCTCCTCCGCCACGGCCGAGGACCTGCCCGATGCCTCGTTCGCGGGCCAGCAGGAGACGTTCCTCAACGTGGTCGGCATCGAAGACGTGCTGCACAAGATGAAGGAAGTGTTCGCCTCGCTCTACAACGACCGGGCGATCAGCTACCGCGTGCACAAGGGCTTCGCCCATTCCGACGTGGCGCTTTCGGCGGGCGTGCAGCGCATGGTGCGCAGCGACCTGGGCGCGGCCGGCGTGATGTTCACCATCGACACCGAATCGGGCTTCTCCGACGTGGTCTTCATCACCTCCAGCTACGGACTGGGCGAAACGGTGGTGCAGGGCGCGGTCAACCCCGATGAGTTCTACGTCCACAAGCCGATGCTCAGGGCGGGCAAGCGCGCGGTGATCCGCCGCAACCTGGGCTCCAAGCTGATCCAGATGGTGTTCAGCAGTCGGCAGGAGAAGGCCGCGAGCGGCAAGCTCGTCAAGACGGCCGACGTGCCGCTGGAGCAACGCAACCGCTACTCGCTCACCGATGCGGACGTGGAGCAGCTGGCGAAGTACGCGCTGGTGATCGAGCAGCACTACGGCCGGCCGATGGACATCGAGTGGGGCAAGGACGGAATCGACGGCCAGCTTTACATCCTGCAGGCGCGCCCCGAGACGGTGAAGAGCCAGCAGCGCGGCAAGGCCGAGACGCGCTACAAGCTCAAGGGCAAGGGCAACGTCCTCGCCGAGGGCCGCGCCATCGGCCAGAAGATCGGAACCGGCCCGGTTCGGCTGGTCCACAACATCTCCGAGATGGATCGCGTGCAGGCCGGCGACGTGCTGGTCACCGACATGACGGACCCGAACTGGGAACCGGTGATGAAGCGGGCCAGCGCCATCGTCACCAATCGCGGCGGACGCACCTGCCACGCGGCCATCATCGCGCGCGAGCTGGGCATCCCCGCCGTGGTGGGCTGCGGCGACGCCACTTCGACGCTGAAGGACGGCACGCTGGTCACCGTGAGCTGCGCCGAAGGCGACACCGGTTTCATCTACGACGGCCTGCTCGAGACCGAGGTGAGCGAGGTGCAGCGCGGCGAGATGCCGCCGATCGCCACCAAGATCATGATGAACGTCGGCAACCCACAGCTGGCCTTCGACTTCGCGCAGCTCCCCAACGACGGCGTGGGCCTGGCCCGGCTGGAATTCATCATCAACAACAACATCGGCGTCCACCCGAAGGCGATCCTGGACTATCCCAACGTCGATGTGGACCTGAAGAAGGCCGTCGAGTCGGTGGCGCGCGGTCATGCCTCGCCGCGCGCGTTCTACGTCGACAAGGTCGCCGAGGGCGTCGCCACGATCGCGGCGGCGTTCTGGCCCAAGCCGGTGATCGTGCGGCTGTCGGACTTCAAGAGCAACGAGTACCGCAAGCTGATCGGCGGCAGCCGCTACGAGCCGGAGGAAGAGAACCCGATGCTCGGCTTCCGCGGGGCGGCGCGCTACGTCAGCGGCGAATTCGCGGAAGCCTTCGCCATGGAATGCGAGGCGCTGCGTCGCGTGCGCAGCGAGATGGGCCTGACGAACGTGCAGGTGATGGTGCCCTTCGTGCGCACGCTCGGGCAGGCCGACCGCGTGACGCAGCTGCTGGCGCAGCATGGCCTGAAGCGCGGCCAGGACGAGCTCAAGGTGATCATGATGTGCGAGGTGCCGAGCAACGCCATCCTCGCCGAGGACTTCCTGAAGTTCTTCGACGGCTTCTCGATCGGCTCCAACGACCTCACCCAGCTCACGCTGGGCCTGGACCGCGACTCGGGGCTGGAGCTGCTGGCGGCGGACTTCGACGAGCGCGACCCCGCGGTCAAGGCCCTGCTGTCCCGCGCGATCAGCGCCTGCCGAAGCCAGAACAAGTACGTCGGCATTTGCGGCCAGGGACCCAGCGACCACCCCGACTTCGCTCAGTGGCTGGCGGACGAGGGCATCGCCTCAATCTCGCTCAACCCGGACAGCGTGATCGCCACCTGGCAGCAGCTGGCCGCGCGCTGA
- a CDS encoding VC_2705 family sodium/solute symporter, whose product MRDRAYERRLARVLALYVLGLCSVLLLLAWAEQQGLSRQWLGPFFLFATIMVYAAIGIWGRTTDPEEYYVAGRRIPPFYNGMAAAADWMSAASFISLAGGLYLQGFTGAPGQPGGLAYVLGWTGGFCLVALLVAPYLRSLELYTLPDYFQHRYGGEWPRRLAALSAIACSFTYVVAQIYGIGLIASRLTGVQFEIGILLGLGGVLLCSFLGGMRAVTWTQVAQYVILLLAFLIPVSWLAYKQVGNPLAPLVYGQQLARIGEIEQRLMAAPDEKEVQAEYLRRAESYRSWLQDVEGSLRRERAAAQDRIRRLKSEAADSARIVAAHRELAALPKDVAAAREQWTRAMQESLERARPLTGLPAHGRPFAGDPAGSGAQQDAFDSSRLNFLALVFCLMAGTAGLPHLLTRFYTATSVGAARSSVAWALFFIVLLYLSVPALAVMVKYEVMQHLVGSSFDQLPSWILQWARVDPSLISVTDINGDGRVQFGEIRLGADIIMLATPEIGGMPYVVAGLVAAGGLAAALSTADGLLLTISNAMVRDLYSHDLGSHMTAEQRVILSKFALLAVALLAAMVASLKPADILPLVSASFSIAAAAFVPALVLGIFWRGATRRAAVAGMATGLAVTLYYMVANAASVRAALGVTAPPPQWFGIVPACAGVFGVAAGTAVIVAASLAGRRRAEVAAA is encoded by the coding sequence ATGAGAGACCGCGCCTACGAACGCAGGCTGGCCCGCGTGCTGGCGCTGTACGTGCTGGGCCTGTGCAGCGTGCTGCTGCTGCTCGCCTGGGCGGAGCAGCAGGGCCTTTCGCGCCAGTGGCTCGGCCCCTTCTTCCTGTTCGCGACCATCATGGTCTATGCGGCCATCGGGATCTGGGGCCGCACCACCGATCCCGAGGAGTACTACGTCGCGGGCCGGCGGATCCCGCCCTTCTACAACGGCATGGCGGCCGCTGCCGACTGGATGAGCGCCGCCTCGTTCATCAGCCTGGCGGGCGGGCTCTACCTGCAGGGATTCACCGGTGCCCCGGGCCAGCCCGGCGGCTTGGCCTACGTGCTCGGATGGACCGGCGGCTTCTGCCTCGTCGCACTGCTGGTCGCGCCGTACCTGCGCAGCCTGGAGCTCTACACGCTGCCCGACTACTTCCAGCATCGCTACGGCGGCGAGTGGCCGCGCCGGCTCGCCGCGCTGTCGGCGATCGCCTGTTCGTTCACCTATGTCGTCGCGCAGATCTACGGCATCGGGCTGATCGCGTCGCGCCTGACGGGCGTGCAGTTCGAGATCGGCATCCTGCTGGGACTGGGTGGCGTGCTGCTCTGTTCTTTCCTGGGCGGCATGCGCGCGGTGACCTGGACGCAGGTGGCGCAGTACGTGATCCTGCTGCTCGCCTTCCTGATCCCCGTGTCCTGGCTCGCGTACAAGCAGGTGGGCAATCCGCTGGCGCCCCTGGTCTACGGGCAGCAGCTGGCGCGCATCGGCGAGATCGAGCAGCGGCTGATGGCCGCCCCGGACGAGAAGGAGGTGCAGGCCGAGTACCTGCGCCGCGCCGAGAGCTACCGGTCCTGGCTGCAGGACGTCGAAGGCTCGCTTCGACGCGAGCGGGCGGCGGCGCAGGACCGCATCCGGCGGCTCAAGTCCGAGGCGGCGGACTCCGCGCGGATCGTCGCGGCGCATCGTGAGCTCGCCGCGCTGCCGAAGGACGTCGCCGCGGCGCGGGAGCAGTGGACCCGCGCAATGCAGGAGAGCCTGGAGCGCGCCCGCCCGTTGACCGGGCTTCCGGCGCACGGGCGGCCTTTCGCGGGCGATCCCGCGGGATCGGGCGCGCAGCAGGACGCCTTTGACTCGTCCCGGCTCAACTTCCTCGCGCTGGTGTTCTGCCTGATGGCCGGCACGGCGGGACTGCCGCACCTGCTCACCCGGTTCTATACGGCCACCAGCGTGGGGGCCGCGCGCAGCTCGGTCGCGTGGGCGCTGTTCTTCATCGTGCTGCTGTACCTGAGCGTGCCGGCGCTCGCGGTGATGGTGAAGTACGAGGTGATGCAGCACCTGGTGGGCAGCAGCTTCGACCAGCTGCCGTCCTGGATCCTGCAGTGGGCGAGGGTGGACCCGTCGCTGATCTCGGTGACCGACATCAACGGCGACGGCCGCGTGCAGTTCGGCGAGATCCGGCTGGGCGCCGACATCATCATGCTGGCCACGCCGGAGATCGGCGGCATGCCGTACGTGGTGGCCGGTCTCGTGGCGGCGGGTGGCCTGGCCGCGGCGCTGTCGACGGCCGACGGCCTGCTCCTGACCATCAGCAATGCGATGGTGCGCGACCTGTACAGCCACGACCTCGGCTCGCACATGACGGCGGAGCAGCGGGTGATCCTGTCGAAGTTCGCGCTGCTGGCGGTGGCGCTGCTGGCGGCGATGGTGGCTTCGCTCAAGCCGGCGGACATCCTTCCCCTTGTGTCCGCCTCGTTCTCGATCGCGGCGGCGGCCTTCGTGCCGGCGCTGGTGCTGGGCATCTTCTGGCGCGGCGCCACGCGCCGCGCGGCCGTGGCGGGCATGGCGACGGGCCTCGCGGTGACGCTCTACTACATGGTCGCCAACGCGGCTTCGGTGAGGGCCGCGCTCGGGGTGACGGCGCCACCGCCGCAGTGGTTCGGGATCGTGCCGGCCTGCGCGGGCGTGTTCGGCGTCGCCGCGGGGACAGCGGTGATCGTCGCGGCCAGCCTCGCGGGGCGCCGCCGGGCCGAGGTGGCCGCCGCCTGA